One segment of Flavobacteriales bacterium DNA contains the following:
- a CDS encoding PAS domain S-box protein, with protein MNSDALFKNLFETAPVPLIVTDHNGIIIFANQRSSAQLGYDKELLHGKYLYDLIEGGASGNILDHSTTWTFKNFVELQKSNPLFLIKKMMGHCVILNCHMPPVKQSQVYIIRGRFVILLMRNGWRMIFRKG; from the coding sequence ATGAACTCCGACGCTCTGTTTAAGAATTTGTTCGAAACAGCTCCCGTTCCGCTTATAGTCACCGATCATAACGGCATTATCATATTTGCTAACCAAAGATCAAGTGCGCAGCTTGGGTATGATAAAGAACTCCTTCATGGTAAATACCTTTACGACCTCATTGAGGGCGGCGCTTCGGGAAATATACTTGACCATTCAACCACCTGGACATTTAAGAACTTTGTTGAGTTACAAAAGAGCAATCCCCTGTTCCTGATAAAAAAAATGATGGGGCACTGTGTCATATTGAACTGTCATATGCCACCAGTGAAACAGAGTCAGGTTTATATTATACGTGGTCGCTTCGTGATATTGC